A region from the Cannabis sativa cultivar Pink pepper isolate KNU-18-1 chromosome 9, ASM2916894v1, whole genome shotgun sequence genome encodes:
- the LOC133031483 gene encoding uncharacterized protein LOC133031483 yields the protein MCIVSGFFTVVVGLRLLGVRHNFVCSVFGLAIIDMANSESGSDSGAENECPTTIPTRGPTQMNEISKLMDQGKRVALEVNDKGQYCGKSYAKLVSTLGVRCRQTIGLAYKNWKEVNQTLKNKVWKDIQTGFIVPDTFKHDCLILAGKLMKDFKNRMTKDIIMPALKENDAGRRHKSRKAPGDRRC from the exons atgtgtatagtgtcgggattttttacggtggtcgtcggattgcggttattag gggttcggcataattttgtgtgtagcgtatttgggcttgcaattatag acatggcgaactcagaatcaggatctgattcgggagcagaaaatgagtgtccaaccacaatacctacacgagggccgacgcaaatgaatgaaatatccaaactaatggatcagggcaaaagagtggccctcgaagttaatgataaaggtcaatactgtggaaaaagctacgcgaagctcgtatccactctgggagtcagatgtcggcagacaatagggttggcttataaaaattggaaagaagtcaaccagactctgaaaaataaagtttggaaagacattcag acggggttcattgtgccggacaccttcaaacatgattgtctcatcctagctgggaagttaatgaaagacttcaagaataggatgacaaaagacatcataatgcccgcgttgaaagagaatgatGCGGGACGGCGGCACAAGTCACGAAAAGCACCCGGAGATCGACGCTGCTga
- the LOC115723602 gene encoding uncharacterized protein LOC115723602, whose protein sequence is MYKERLQAIQAARSQIDTDSGSSPDQVSIFEEAFGQRRGHVRGIGRRVKGKSSSSRAQSTQSQPPSQDWVNDMSVMFNLFSSQMDPSNMDPAKLAMFNMLKSKYSTPAPQPSQTHMDQGSPAHSQHPAASSDMHTSSTSQPQHLVPPLSQPLPQPSHPPPPYPYMYGPPYPFMYGGISQQHPSAFFPGSTNMAGSSQQPSSSQQAQPVYPYQWMMGASTSQPLQPPHTSQPVQPPETSQPLQQPQTSQRQPSSLPEFDENERSHDFLSQL, encoded by the exons atgtataAA GAGCGGTTGCAAGCAATTCAAGCAGCTCGTTCTCAGATAGATACTGATTCTGGGTCATCACCTGATCAAGTCAGCATCTTCGAAGAGGCGTTCGGTCAGAGGCGGGGTCACGTTCGTGGAATTGGTCGCAGAGTGAAGGGTAAATCTTCAAGTAGTCGTGCCCAATCCACCCAATCACAGCCACCTTCACAAGATTGGGTAAATGACATGAGTGTGATGTTTAATCTCTTTTCATCTCAAATGGACCCATCAAATATGGACCCTGCAAAGCTAGCAATGTTTAATATGCTTAAGAGTAAGTATTCCACTCCAGCACCTCAACCGTCTCAGACACACATGGATCAAGGTTCCCCTGCACATTCTCAACATCCAGCGGCATCATCTGACATGCATACATCTTCGACATCACAGCCTCAGCATCTAGTACCGCCGCTCTCGCAGCCTTTGCCACAACCATCACACCCTCCACCGCCTTACCCTTACATGTATGGACCACCGTATCCATTCATGTACGGAGGAATTTCGCAGCAACATCCTTCTGCTTTCTTTCCAGGTTCGACTAATATGGCTGGATCATCACAACAACCTTCGTCGTCACAGCAGGCTCAGCCAGTCTACCCATATCAATGGATGATGGGGGCATCAACATCTCAGCCGCTACAACCACCACATACATCACAGCCGGTACAACCACCTGAGACATCACAGCCGCTACAACAACCTCAGACTTCACAACGCCAGCCATCGAGTCTTCCAGAGTTCGATGAGAACGAGAGATCACATGACTTTTTATCTCAGTTGTAG
- the LOC115702287 gene encoding uncharacterized protein LOC115702287: MTSPQVIGDPHYHISPFRYSYTTQPNTIEEEPHARFFTINLNAKFILAPHSSSMEVEDEESLFDDDAGNSTAFLENIGWISYETLMKSDVTEALLNIEDMLAEVYLPSLSFIVVGVIDCGRKMMNNNDYDNNNLNEEVGVNISVEVFVDELPQLDDDDDDDDNDFDMNDVPIRFVAASEESIEKLEKVWVKDNPIFCSICLEDVSVGLEAAKLPCTHAYHEECVVEWLQVSKFCPNCRVEIV, from the coding sequence ATGACTTCTCCTCAAGTAATTGGTGATCCTCATTACCATATATCACCCTTTAGATATAGTTATACTACTCAACCTAACACAATAGAAGAAGAGCCACATGCTCGTTTCTTTACCATTAACTTAAATGCCAAGTTCATTCTTGCTCCACACTCCTCTAGTATGGAAGTTGAAGATGAAGAATCTTTATTCGACGACGACGCGGGAAATTCCACtgcttttttagaaaatattggatggatttCGTACGAGACATTGATGAAGAGCGACGTTACTGAAGCCCTACTTAACATTGAAGACATGCTTGCTGAGGTCTAtcttccttctctctcttttattGTCGTTGGCGTTATTGATTGCGGTAGAAAGATGATGAACAACAATGattatgataataataatttgaatgaaGAAGTCGGTGTTAATATTTCTGTTGAAGTTTTTGTTGATGAACTACCTCAACTTGATGACGACGACGACGACGACGATAATGACTTTGATATGAATGATGTTCCAATTCGCTTTGTGGCGGCAAGTGAAGAGTCAATcgagaaattagaaaaagttTGGGTTAAAGATAATCCAATTTTTTGTTCGATTTGTTTGGAGGATGTTTCGGTTGGTTTGGAAGCTGCTAAGTTACCATGCACTCACGCGTATCATGAAGAATGTGTTGTTGAGTGGCTAcaagttagtaaattttgtcCAAATTGTAGAGTCGAGATAGTTTAA
- the LOC133031484 gene encoding uncharacterized protein LOC133031484, with protein MISPEVIGDPRYDISPYRYSYTTQPNTIEEEPHAPFFTINLNAKFILVPHLSIMEDEDEESLFDDDAGNPTAFLENIGWISYETLMKSDVTETIVYVQDMLAAIYLPSLSYIADRIIDCCKNMINNNDYDHNLNEEVGVNISVEVLVYELPQLDDDDDYDDDDDDDDDFDMNHVPICFVAASEESIEKLEKVWVKDNPIFCSICLEDVSVGLEAAKLPCTHAYHEGCVVEWLQVSKFCPNCRVEIV; from the coding sequence atgatttctCCTGAAGTAATTGGTGATCCTCGTTACGATATATCACCCTATAGATATAGTTATACTACTCAACCTAACACAATAGAAGAAGAGCCACATGCTCCTTTCTTTACCATTAACTTAAATGCCAAGTTCATTCTTGTTCCACACCTATCTATTatggaagatgaagatgaagaatcTTTATTCGATGACGACGCTGGAAATCCAACtgcttttttagaaaatattggatggatttCGTACGAGACATTGATGAAGAGCGACGTTACTGAAACCATAGTTTACGTTCAAGACATGCTTGCTGCGATCTATCTTCCTTCTCTCTCTTATATTGCCGATCGCATTATTGATTGCtgtaaaaatatgataaacAACAACGATTATGATCATAATTTGAATGAAGAAGTCGGTGTTAATATTTCCGTTGAAGTTTTGGTTTATGAACTACCTCAACTTGATGACGACGACGACTACGACGACGACGACGACGATGATGACGACTTTGATATGAATCATGTTCCAATTTGCTTTGTGGCGGCAAGTGAAGAGTCAATcgagaaattagaaaaagttTGGGTTAAGGATAATCCAATTTTTTGTTCGATTTGTTTGGAGGATGTTTCGGTTGGTTTGGAAGCTGCTAAGTTACCATGCACTCACGCGTATCATGAAGGATGTGTTGTTGAGTGGCTAcaagttagtaaattttgtcCAAATTGTAGAGTCGAGATAGTTTAA